AAAAATAAATTGTGAGGCAAAAAATCTTGTAAGTGAGAAAGAAATTTTTGCAATGTATAAGGAAGTATTGGGTGACGATTTTCTTGAGTTTTGCCCTAATACTTTAGAGATTTCTTGTTTTCAAGTGCATAATAAGATTAATCGATTAACTTCAAGCACAGGAGAAGGCTTTGCTCCTTATAATCAAATAGATTCTTTTTATTTACCAGGATTAGAGTTGTCTTTATTTGTGTTATTTGATGAAAGTGTTTTAGATATAGATGAGCTTTTAACTATTTTAGAAAAGATTGGGCTTATGGGATTTGGTCGAGATGCTTCTTCAGGGTTGGGGCGATTTACTTTAGGAGAAGAGCAAGAATTAGAGCTTCCTGATTTTTCTGATTGTCAGGCCTTATATACGTTATCTCCGTGTGTGCCAATTGAAGAATTAGAAAAAATTTATTTTCAGCCTTTTGTGCGGTTTGGTCGGCATGGTAGTTTTTTGGCTACTTCTAGCAATCCTTTTAAAAATCCTGTGCTTATGGTGGAAGAAGGAGCGGTTTTAATTCCTAAAGAATTGCCAGATAAACCTTTTGTTGGGACAGCTCTTACTAAACTATCAAAGGTAGAAGAGAATACAGTGGGGCAGGGCTATTCTATTGTCTTACCTCTTTATTTTAACTCTATGGAGACGTAGGATATGAAAGGAGAAATTTTAAATAAAAGATATAGATTAAAGGTATTGAGTCCTGTTCATGTAGGTTATGGTGATGTGTATGAGCCTACTAACTTTGTTGTTGATGCCCAAAAAAAAGAACTTCTTGTTTTGAATATAGATAAATTTTTATTGAATTTACCTGGAGAAGAATTGAAACAGTTTTCATCTATTTGTAAATTAGGTACTAGTTATGCTTTAGTAAAGTTATATCAATTTATGTCTAATCAGCTAGACTTTGTAAAATCTCATTCAGAAATCATAGTCAGAAAAATAAAACTTGTTTCTGGTTTTGTGGAACATTTTAATAAAGTGAAAAATTTGTCTAAAGATAAATTAAATGAGTTAAATAAATTTTCTATAAATTCTCTTAGTTATAATCCAAATAATAATTTGCCTATTATCCCAGGTAGTTCTATAAAAGGTGCAATTAGAACTGCTATTTTAAATTATTATCAAGATAGAGCAGATAAAAAAGTTATTAAAGAAGCTCATTATAAAAAGAAGTCAACAGTTTTGGAAAAGCAAATCTTAAAATTTAAAGATGCTACTGATGATATTTTAAAAAGAATAAAGGTATCTGATTTTGTGCCTATAGGAGAAGTAAAAACAAAGGTTGTGTATGCTGTTAATAGGAAAAAAGATGGTAGAAGAGCCTCAGGACCTTATCAAATTTTTGAGATTATTGAACCTGGAGCAGAATTTGAAGGGAGTATTTCTATTATTAAGGGATTGGATAATAAAGCGCCTATTGATTTATCCTTTCCCAAGTTAGAGCAGATTATAGAAAGTTTTTTTGAGGGAATTTTTGCAACAGAAGACAAAGTAATTGAGAAATTAGGGGCGAAATTCCCAGTGCCTCCTTTGGGTTTACCCATAAAAATTGGTCGTCATAGCGGGGCAGAGGCTTTAACTGTAGAAAAGTTTAGGAATATAAAAATCAATCAGGGTCGTAAGAATAAGCCTGTTTTTTTGTCTCACGCAACTACTATTTGGTTAGCTTCAGAATATTTTAAAGTTGAAGATAATCTTTCTCTTGTGCCGTTTGGTAGGGCAACTCTTTTTTCTAAAGAGAAAGATAATCAAAGAAAAGAATCTATTGTTCAAAAGTCAATACAACAAGAGGACATAAAAAATCAAAAATCAGTTCAACAAAAAATTGATGTTTCTATTTTAAAACATAGATTTAAAGTTAGATAAGGAGATATTTATGC
The Desulfonauticus submarinus genome window above contains:
- the csm4 gene encoding type III-A CRISPR-associated RAMP protein Csm4: MKLYEVVIKPESRFGTPLKGDTMFGHFIWQLVLNENLLAVPLSDLLERYVEEPFIVFSSAFPKIYMNRQDYFFLKRPELPLSFFQGSIINKDTVEVIKERKKQKKKKFIQVRSDLKINCEAKNLVSEKEIFAMYKEVLGDDFLEFCPNTLEISCFQVHNKINRLTSSTGEGFAPYNQIDSFYLPGLELSLFVLFDESVLDIDELLTILEKIGLMGFGRDASSGLGRFTLGEEQELELPDFSDCQALYTLSPCVPIEELEKIYFQPFVRFGRHGSFLATSSNPFKNPVLMVEEGAVLIPKELPDKPFVGTALTKLSKVEENTVGQGYSIVLPLYFNSMET
- the csm5 gene encoding type III-A CRISPR-associated RAMP protein Csm5 — its product is MKGEILNKRYRLKVLSPVHVGYGDVYEPTNFVVDAQKKELLVLNIDKFLLNLPGEELKQFSSICKLGTSYALVKLYQFMSNQLDFVKSHSEIIVRKIKLVSGFVEHFNKVKNLSKDKLNELNKFSINSLSYNPNNNLPIIPGSSIKGAIRTAILNYYQDRADKKVIKEAHYKKKSTVLEKQILKFKDATDDILKRIKVSDFVPIGEVKTKVVYAVNRKKDGRRASGPYQIFEIIEPGAEFEGSISIIKGLDNKAPIDLSFPKLEQIIESFFEGIFATEDKVIEKLGAKFPVPPLGLPIKIGRHSGAEALTVEKFRNIKINQGRKNKPVFLSHATTIWLASEYFKVEDNLSLVPFGRATLFSKEKDNQRKESIVQKSIQQEDIKNQKSVQQKIDVSILKHRFKVR